In the genome of Thunnus maccoyii chromosome 15, fThuMac1.1, whole genome shotgun sequence, one region contains:
- the LOC121913021 gene encoding procathepsin L-like: MHILCAVLLLASLVHSHSSFALNKVWEEWKIKHHKVYANQTEIIFRRTVWEKNMKLVLRHNQEASAGKHSFTLGMNHLADMTAEEVNEKLNGLKLEEPVGSRNDTFKDLSGLTLPKRVDWREEGLVSPVQNQGLCGSCWAFSSMGALEGQMKKRRGVLVPLSPQNLVDCSTFDGNRGCRGGYISKAFSYVIRNKGVDSESFYPYEHQNGKCRYSVEGKAGYCSDFHILPRGDEMTLQEKVATVGPISVAVNAMLQSFHLYKGGLYDEPSCNPRFINHAVLVVGYGTDNGQDFWLVKNSWGTEWGEEGFIRIARNKNNLCGIATFAVYPTL; this comes from the exons ATGCACATTCTTTGTGCAGTGTTGCTTTTGGCCTCTCTGGTCCACAGCCACTCATCGTTTGCTTTAAATAAAGTGTGGGAAGAGTGGAAAATCAAACATCACAAGGTTTATGCTAATCAG ACTGAGATCATCTTCAGGAGAACAGTGTGGGAGAAGAACATGAAACTAGTGCTGAGACACAACCAGGAGGCCTCAGCAGGAAAGCACAGCTTCACGCTGGGAATGAACCACCTGGCTGACATG ACAGCCGAGGAGGTCAATGAGAAGCTGAATGGCCTGAAGTTGGAGGAGCCTGTTGGTTCAAGAAATGACACCTTTAAGGACCTGAGTGGCTTAACATTACCTAAGAGGGTAGACTGGAGGGAGGAAGGCCTGGTTAGTCCCGTCCAAAACCAA GGATTATGTGGGTCATGCTGGGCCTTCAGTTCTATGGGAGCCCTCGAGGGCCAGATGAAGAAGCGGAGAGGTGTCCTCGTGCCCCTGAGCCCACAGAACCTGGTGGACTGCAGCACTTTTGATGGAAACCGAGGCTGCAGAGGAGGTTACATCTCTAAAGCCTTCAGCTACGTCATCCGCAACAAAGGCGTCGACTCAGAGAGCTTTTACCCTTACGAACACCAG AATGGGAAATGTCGCTATTCTGTCGAGGGAAAAGCCGGCTACTGCTCAGACTTCCACATCCTTCCACGAGGAGATGAGATGACTCTGCAGGAGAAGGTGGCCACAGTGGGACCCATTTCTGTGGCCGTGAACGCCATGCTGCAATCTTTCCACCTCTACAAaggag GTTTATACGACGAACCCAGCTGTAACCCAAGGTTCATAAATCACGCAGTACTGGTTGTTGGCTACGGTACAGACAATGGACAAGACTTCTGGCTGGTGAAAAACAG TTGGGGAACCGAGTGGGGAGAAGAAGGCTTCATTCGAATCGCCAGGAACAAGAATAATCTCTGTGGCATTGCCACCTTTGCTGTCTACCCTACACTGTGA